One segment of Panthera uncia isolate 11264 chromosome A3 unlocalized genomic scaffold, Puncia_PCG_1.0 HiC_scaffold_12, whole genome shotgun sequence DNA contains the following:
- the RRM2 gene encoding ribonucleoside-diphosphate reductase subunit M2 has product MLSVRVPLATIVDPQQPQQQLQLSPLKGLSLADKENTPPALSGSRVLASKTARRIFQEPAEPKTKVLVPSVEDEPLLRENPRRFVIFPIEYHDIWQMYKKAEASFWTAEEVDLSKDIQHWESLKAEERYFISHVLAFFAASDGIVNENLVERFSQEVQITEARCFYGFQIAMENIHSEMYSLLIDTYIKDPREREFLFNAIETMPCVKKKADWALRWIGDKESTYGERVVAFAAVEGIFFSGSFASIFWLKKRGLMPGLTFSNELISRDEGLHCDFACLMFKHLVHKPSEQRVKEIIINAVRIEQEFLTEALPVKLIGMNCTLMKQYIEFVADRLMLELGFGKVFRVENPFDFMENISLEGKTNFFEKRVGEYQRMGVMSSPTENSFTLDADF; this is encoded by the exons atGCTCTCCGTCCGCGTCCCGCTCGCCACCATCGTGGACCCGCAGCAGCCGCAGCAGCAGCTTCAGCTCTCGCCCTTGAAGGGGCTCAGCCTGGCGGACAAGGAGAACACG CCCCCGGCCCTCAGCGGGAGCCGCGTGCTGGCCAGCAAGACCGCCCGGAGGATCTTCCAGGAGCCCGCCGAGCCG AAAACTAAGGTGCTTGTCCCCAGCGTGGAGGATGAGCCACTGCTCCGAGAAAACCCTCGTCGCTTTGTCATCTTTCCTATCGAGTACCATGATATTTGGCAGATGTATAAGAAAGCGGAGGCTTCCTTCTGGACAGCCGAAGAG GTGGATCTTTCCAAGGACATTCAGCACTGGGAGTCCCTGAAGGCGGAGGAGAGATATTTTATATCGCATGTTCTGGCTTTCTTTGCAGCGAGTGATGGCATAGTAAATGAGAACTTG GTGGAGCGGTTTAGCCAAGAAGTTCAGATTACTGAAGCCCGCTGTTTCTACGGCTTCCAAATTGCCATGGAAAACATCCATTCTGAGATGTATAGTCTCCTCATTGACACTTACATTAAAGATCCCAGAGAGAG GGAATTTCTCTTCAACGCCATCGAGACGATGCCTTGTGTAAAGAAGAAGGCGGATTGGGCCTTGCGTTGGATTGGCGACAAAGAGTCTACCTACG GAGAGCGGGTTGTGGCCTTTGCTGCAGTGGAAGGAATCTTCTTTTCTGGTTCTTTCGCGTCGATATTCTGGCTCAAGAAACGCGGCCTGATGCCTGGCCTCACGTTTTCCAACGAACTTATTAGCAGAGATGAG GGTCTACACTGTGACTTTGCCTGCCTGATGTTCAAACACCTGGTCCACAAGCCTTCAGAGCAGAGAGTGAAGGAAATTATTATCAATGCCGTTAGGATAGAACAG GAATTCCTCACGGAGGCCTTGCCAGTGAAACTAATTGGGATGAATTGCACTTTAATGAAGCAGTATATTGAATTCGTGGCAGACAGACTTATGCTGGAGCTAGGTTTTGGCAAG GTTTTCAGAGTAGAAAATCCATTTGACTTTATGGAGAATATTTCACTGGAAGGGAAGACTAACTTCTTTGAGAAGAGAGTAGGCGAGTATCAGAGGATGGGAGTGATGTCAAGTCCAACAGAGAATTCTTTTACCTTGGATGCTGACTTCTAA